A single Bosea sp. PAMC 26642 DNA region contains:
- a CDS encoding SAM-dependent methyltransferase → MFLLPRLLKRSIRKGRLTVVTSDGQRHVFGPGRTELVFAGKPVVAGEVTVRFHDERIERELFLNPELALAEGYMDGRIDFEDGSTIHDLLTLFWLQRSEVRKHPLQKALRAVRFRIRRLRMHNPLGVAGKKVKSHYDIPTEFYRLWLDETMTYSCAYWHSPDAGLEAAQKAKLRHIAAKLKIEPGMSVLDIGSGWGELAIYLARACGAKVTGLNVSPDQMAAAQKRAEAAGVGDSVSFVNKDYRELTGSFDRVVSVGMMEHVGVAHYLDYFETIRDLLTPDGIALVHCIGRVGPPGFTGPFFDKYIFPGGYAPALSEVFAAVEQTGLWSSDCEFWRRHYHWTLAAWRERFMARRPEVVAMMGERFARMWEFYLSACETSFDIGGDMVFQLLLGPHKSAVPVVRDYIGEAEKALEARGF, encoded by the coding sequence ATGTTTCTCCTGCCCCGGCTCCTGAAACGTTCGATACGCAAGGGCCGGCTCACCGTCGTGACGTCCGACGGCCAGCGGCACGTCTTCGGCCCTGGCCGCACCGAGCTGGTCTTTGCCGGCAAGCCGGTCGTCGCCGGAGAGGTCACCGTGCGCTTCCACGACGAGCGGATCGAGCGCGAGCTCTTCCTCAACCCGGAACTGGCGCTGGCCGAAGGCTACATGGACGGGCGGATCGATTTCGAGGACGGCTCAACCATCCACGATCTGCTGACGCTGTTCTGGCTGCAGCGCAGCGAGGTCAGGAAGCACCCGCTGCAGAAGGCGCTCCGGGCCGTGCGCTTCCGCATCCGGCGCCTGCGGATGCACAATCCGCTCGGCGTCGCGGGCAAGAAGGTCAAGAGCCACTATGATATCCCGACGGAGTTCTACAGGCTCTGGCTCGACGAGACGATGACCTATTCCTGCGCCTACTGGCACTCGCCCGATGCCGGGCTCGAGGCCGCTCAGAAGGCAAAGCTCCGGCACATCGCGGCCAAGCTCAAGATCGAACCGGGCATGAGCGTGCTCGACATCGGCTCGGGCTGGGGCGAGCTGGCAATCTATCTGGCGCGGGCCTGCGGCGCGAAGGTGACCGGGCTCAACGTCTCGCCCGACCAGATGGCGGCTGCGCAGAAACGGGCCGAGGCTGCCGGCGTCGGGGACAGCGTCAGTTTCGTGAACAAGGACTATCGCGAGTTGACGGGGTCTTTCGACCGGGTCGTCTCGGTCGGCATGATGGAGCATGTCGGCGTCGCGCATTATCTCGACTATTTCGAGACGATCCGCGATCTGCTGACGCCGGACGGCATCGCGCTGGTGCATTGCATCGGGCGTGTCGGCCCACCCGGTTTCACCGGCCCGTTCTTCGACAAATACATCTTTCCCGGCGGCTATGCGCCGGCGCTGTCGGAGGTTTTCGCGGCCGTCGAGCAGACCGGGTTGTGGTCGTCGGATTGCGAGTTCTGGCGGCGGCACTATCACTGGACGCTGGCCGCCTGGCGCGAGCGATTCATGGCGCGTCGGCCCGAGGTCGTCGCGATGATGGGCGAGCGCTTCGCGCGGATGTGGGAGTTCTACCTGTCGGCTTGCGAAACCTCCTTCGACATCGGCGGCGATATGGTGTTCCAGCTCC
- a CDS encoding class I SAM-dependent methyltransferase → MSWRDFWNGEHSIYVSPRHKALHYRQIARDIVAHIPASNATVLDVGCGEALSADLVAATCARLYLCEAAPSVRDRLRAMFGRLGHVEIVSPDEVEALPDATLDLVVANSLIQYLGREELVSVLHVWLAKLKPGGKLVVADVIPPDISPLTDASQLLAFAWRGGFLGAALTGLVRTAFSDYRKLRAQYGLSTYTDAQIIAIMAEAGYDTIGRQPNFGHNAHRMTFAAKKPA, encoded by the coding sequence ATGTCCTGGCGCGATTTCTGGAACGGCGAGCACTCCATCTATGTCTCGCCGCGCCACAAGGCGCTGCATTACCGTCAGATCGCCCGCGACATCGTCGCCCACATCCCGGCCTCGAACGCGACCGTCCTCGATGTCGGCTGCGGCGAGGCGCTGAGCGCCGATCTGGTCGCCGCCACCTGCGCTCGTCTCTATCTCTGCGAGGCCGCCCCCAGCGTCCGCGACCGGCTGCGCGCCATGTTCGGCAGGCTCGGCCATGTCGAGATCGTCTCGCCAGACGAGGTCGAGGCCCTTCCGGACGCCACGCTCGACCTCGTCGTCGCCAATTCGCTGATCCAGTATCTGGGCCGCGAGGAACTCGTATCCGTCCTGCATGTATGGCTCGCCAAGCTGAAGCCCGGCGGGAAGCTCGTCGTCGCCGACGTGATCCCGCCCGACATCAGCCCGCTAACGGACGCTTCGCAGCTGCTGGCCTTCGCCTGGCGCGGCGGCTTCCTGGGCGCCGCGTTGACGGGTCTGGTGCGAACCGCCTTCTCGGACTACCGCAAGCTCAGGGCGCAATACGGCTTATCGACCTATACCGACGCACAGATCATCGCGATAATGGCTGAAGCCGGATACGACACGATCGGCCGCCAGCCGAATTTCGGCCACAACGCGCATCGGATGACGTTTGCGGCCAAAAAGCCGGCCTGA
- a CDS encoding GtrA family protein: MDKPAGLRLKVAAMPLRRYPRQFRQLMAYIVAGGITAVAHYATLIGLVELAHIDPVPATLAGFVLGAVVSYLLNRWLTFDATHSHAQASWRFALIALGGFVLTGALMHVFVARAGLPYLPMQFVTTGIVMVFSFLGHKFFSFADRKS; this comes from the coding sequence ATGGACAAGCCGGCCGGCTTGCGCCTTAAGGTCGCCGCCATGCCGCTTCGCCGCTACCCTCGCCAGTTCCGCCAGCTCATGGCCTATATCGTCGCCGGCGGCATCACGGCTGTCGCGCACTATGCGACGCTGATCGGGCTGGTCGAGCTTGCGCATATCGATCCGGTGCCGGCGACGCTGGCGGGCTTCGTGCTCGGCGCGGTGGTCTCCTATTTGCTGAACCGATGGCTGACCTTCGATGCGACACATAGCCATGCGCAGGCGAGCTGGCGCTTCGCCCTGATCGCGCTTGGTGGTTTCGTGCTGACCGGCGCGCTGATGCATGTCTTCGTCGCGAGAGCCGGCCTGCCCTATCTACCGATGCAGTTCGTCACGACCGGGATCGTGATGGTGTTCTCGTTTCTAGGACACAAGTTCTTCAGTTTTGCCGACCGAAAAAGCTGA
- the carB gene encoding carbamoyl-phosphate synthase large subunit: MPKRTDIKTILIIGAGPIIIGQACEFDYSGTQACKTLKAEGYRIVLVNSNPATIMTDPDLADATYVEPITPEVVAKIIEKERNVLPGGFALLPTMGGQTALNCALSLNKKSIVQPDGSKISVLEKFDVEMIGATAEAIDKAEDRELFRDAMTKIGLDTPRSHQIKTLGQALDALEDIGLPAIIRPSFTMGGTGGGIAYNKGEFIDIVERGMDASPTSEVLIEESVLGWKEYEMEVVRDKNDNCIIVCSIENIDPMGVHTGDSITVAPALTLTDKEYQIMRDASLAVLREIGVETGGSNVQFAVDPATGRMIVIEMNPRVSRSSALASKATGFPIAKVAARLAVGYTLDEIENDITGGATPASFEPTIDYVVTKIPRFAFEKFPGAEPTLTTAMKSVGEAMAIGRTFQESLQKALRSLETGLDGLDEIEVEGMGKGDDRNAIKAALSTPTPDRILHVAQAMRFGFTDEQIHESCKIDPWFLEQMRQIVDTEEKVRKFGLPQTPGAFRQVKAMGFSDKRLAAVAGKTEEEVRTLRRSLDVRPVYKRIDTCAAEFASPTAYMYSTYAMPFAGKADDESRPSDRKKVVILGGGPNRIGQGIEFDYCCCHACYALRDAGYETIMVNCNPETVSTDYDTSDRLYFEPLTAEDVLEILETEQQNGTLHGVIVQFGGQTPLKLANALEAAGIPILGTTPDAIDLAEDRDRFKRLLDKLHLKQPKNGIAYSVEQARMIAGELGLPFVVRPSYVLGGRAMAIIRDEVMFEDYLLGTLPSLIPSEVKAKYPNDKTGQINTVLGKNPLLFDRYLSDAIEVDVDCLSDGKDAFIAGIMEHIEEAGIHSGDSACSLPPRSLSPETIAELERQTKAMALALDVGGLMNVQYAIQNGVIYVLEVNPRASRTVPFVAKVVGIPVAKIAARIMAGESLASFDLKTPELDHVGVKEAVFPFARFPGVDVLLGPEMRSTGEVIGLDRSFDIAFAKSQLGAGSKVPVKGTVFVSVRDEDKPRIVPSIRILANLGFRVLATGGTLRLLQDEGISAVKINKVLEGRPHVVDAIKNGEIQLVFNTTDGPQALTDSRSLRRTALLHKVPYYTTLAGAIAAAEGIKAYCSGDLEVRSLQSYFASAA; this comes from the coding sequence ATGCCCAAGCGCACAGACATCAAGACCATCCTGATCATCGGCGCCGGCCCCATCATCATCGGCCAGGCCTGCGAGTTCGACTATTCCGGCACCCAGGCCTGCAAGACGCTGAAGGCCGAGGGCTACCGCATCGTGCTGGTCAACTCGAACCCGGCGACGATCATGACCGATCCCGACCTGGCGGACGCGACCTATGTCGAGCCGATCACGCCCGAGGTGGTCGCAAAAATCATCGAGAAGGAGCGCAACGTCCTGCCCGGCGGTTTCGCTCTGCTCCCGACCATGGGCGGACAGACCGCGCTGAACTGCGCGCTCTCGCTGAACAAGAAGTCGATCGTGCAGCCCGACGGCAGCAAGATCAGCGTGCTGGAGAAGTTCGACGTCGAGATGATCGGTGCGACCGCCGAGGCGATCGACAAGGCCGAGGACCGCGAGCTCTTCCGCGACGCGATGACCAAGATCGGCCTCGACACGCCGCGCTCGCACCAGATCAAGACGCTCGGCCAGGCGCTCGATGCGCTGGAGGACATCGGCCTGCCGGCGATCATCCGCCCCTCCTTCACCATGGGCGGTACCGGCGGCGGCATCGCCTACAACAAGGGCGAGTTCATCGACATCGTCGAGCGCGGCATGGACGCCTCCCCCACGAGCGAGGTCCTGATCGAGGAGAGCGTGCTCGGCTGGAAAGAGTACGAGATGGAGGTCGTTCGCGACAAGAACGACAACTGCATCATCGTCTGCTCGATCGAGAACATCGATCCGATGGGCGTTCACACCGGCGATTCGATCACCGTCGCCCCGGCACTGACGTTGACCGACAAGGAATACCAGATCATGCGCGACGCCTCGCTGGCGGTGCTGCGCGAGATCGGCGTCGAGACCGGCGGCAGCAACGTGCAGTTCGCGGTCGATCCCGCCACCGGCCGGATGATCGTCATCGAGATGAACCCGCGCGTCTCGCGTTCCTCGGCGCTGGCCTCCAAGGCGACCGGCTTCCCGATCGCCAAGGTCGCGGCGCGTCTGGCCGTCGGCTACACCCTCGACGAGATCGAGAACGACATCACCGGCGGCGCGACCCCGGCCTCGTTCGAGCCGACGATCGACTATGTCGTCACAAAAATCCCGCGCTTCGCCTTCGAAAAATTCCCTGGCGCCGAGCCCACCCTGACGACCGCGATGAAGTCGGTCGGCGAGGCGATGGCGATCGGCCGGACCTTCCAGGAATCGCTCCAGAAGGCCCTGCGCTCGCTGGAGACCGGTCTCGACGGCCTCGACGAGATAGAGGTCGAGGGCATGGGCAAGGGCGACGACAGGAACGCGATCAAGGCCGCGCTCTCGACCCCGACGCCCGACCGCATCCTGCATGTCGCCCAGGCCATGCGTTTCGGCTTCACCGATGAGCAGATCCACGAGAGCTGCAAGATCGATCCCTGGTTCCTGGAGCAGATGCGCCAGATCGTCGATACCGAGGAGAAGGTCCGCAAATTCGGCCTGCCGCAGACGCCCGGCGCCTTCCGCCAGGTCAAGGCGATGGGTTTTTCGGACAAGCGCCTCGCGGCCGTCGCGGGCAAGACCGAGGAAGAGGTCAGGACGCTCAGACGCTCGCTCGACGTGCGCCCGGTCTACAAGCGCATCGACACCTGCGCCGCCGAGTTCGCCTCGCCGACCGCCTACATGTACTCGACCTACGCCATGCCCTTCGCCGGCAAGGCCGATGACGAATCGCGCCCCTCGGACCGGAAGAAGGTCGTCATCCTCGGCGGCGGACCCAACCGCATCGGCCAGGGCATCGAGTTCGACTATTGCTGCTGCCATGCCTGCTACGCCCTGCGCGACGCCGGCTACGAGACCATCATGGTCAACTGCAACCCCGAGACGGTCTCGACCGACTACGACACCTCCGACCGGCTCTATTTCGAGCCGCTGACCGCGGAGGACGTGCTCGAAATCCTCGAGACCGAGCAGCAGAACGGCACACTCCACGGCGTGATCGTCCAGTTCGGCGGCCAGACCCCGCTCAAGCTCGCGAACGCGCTGGAGGCGGCCGGCATCCCGATCCTGGGCACCACGCCCGACGCGATCGACCTCGCTGAGGATCGCGACCGCTTCAAGCGCCTGCTCGACAAGCTACACCTCAAGCAGCCCAAGAACGGCATCGCCTATTCGGTCGAGCAGGCCCGCATGATCGCGGGCGAACTCGGCCTGCCCTTCGTGGTCCGGCCATCCTATGTGCTGGGCGGGCGCGCCATGGCGATCATTCGCGACGAGGTGATGTTCGAGGACTATCTGCTCGGCACGCTGCCGAGCCTGATCCCCTCCGAGGTCAAGGCCAAATACCCCAACGACAAGACCGGCCAGATCAACACCGTGCTCGGCAAGAACCCTCTGCTGTTCGACCGCTACCTGTCGGACGCCATCGAGGTCGACGTCGACTGCCTCAGCGACGGCAAGGACGCCTTCATCGCCGGCATCATGGAGCATATCGAGGAGGCCGGCATTCATTCCGGCGATTCCGCCTGCTCGCTGCCGCCGCGCTCGCTCAGCCCCGAGACCATCGCCGAACTGGAGCGCCAGACGAAGGCCATGGCGCTGGCGCTCGACGTCGGTGGGCTGATGAACGTGCAATACGCCATCCAGAACGGCGTCATCTACGTTCTGGAGGTCAATCCGCGCGCCTCCCGCACCGTGCCTTTCGTCGCCAAGGTCGTCGGCATCCCGGTCGCCAAGATCGCCGCCCGCATCATGGCCGGCGAGAGCTTGGCAAGCTTCGATCTGAAGACTCCGGAGCTTGACCATGTCGGCGTCAAGGAAGCGGTCTTCCCCTTCGCGCGCTTCCCCGGCGTCGACGTGCTGCTCGGCCCCGAAATGCGCTCGACCGGCGAGGTCATTGGCCTCGACCGCTCATTCGACATCGCCTTCGCCAAAAGCCAGCTCGGCGCCGGCTCGAAGGTGCCGGTCAAGGGCACGGTCTTCGTCTCGGTGCGCGACGAGGACAAGCCGCGCATCGTGCCCTCGATCCGCATCCTCGCCAATCTCGGCTTCCGCGTTCTCGCAACCGGCGGCACGCTGCGCCTGCTGCAGGACGAAGGCATCAGCGCCGTCAAGATCAACAAGGTGCTGGAAGGCCGGCCGCATGTCGTCGATGCGATCAAGAACGGCGAAATCCAGCTCGTCTTCAACACCACCGACGGCCCACAGGCGCTGACGGACTCCCGTTCACTCCGTCGCACGGCCCTCTTGCACAAGGTGCCCTATTATACCACCTTGGCGGGAGCGATCGCAGCGGCCGAAGGCATCAAGGCCTATTGCAGCGGCGATCTCGAAGTACGATCGCTGCAATCCTACTTCGCAAGTGCCGCCTGA
- the greA gene encoding transcription elongation factor GreA, whose product MEKVPMTAGGFAALEAELKDRQQVQRQRIIHAISEARAHGDLSENAEYHAAKESQALNEGRIQELESLIGRADIIDISKLAGSDTIKFGATVQLIDDDTEEKKSYQIVGEPEADVRSGKVSIGSPIARALIGKKVGDSVQVNTPGGGKSYEVVSVVFR is encoded by the coding sequence ATGGAAAAGGTACCTATGACCGCGGGCGGGTTCGCCGCGCTGGAGGCGGAGCTGAAGGACCGCCAGCAGGTGCAGCGGCAGCGCATCATCCATGCGATCTCGGAAGCGCGCGCGCATGGCGATCTCTCGGAGAATGCCGAATATCACGCTGCCAAGGAGTCGCAGGCTCTCAACGAAGGCCGCATCCAGGAACTCGAATCGCTGATCGGCCGGGCCGATATCATCGACATCTCCAAGCTCGCCGGAAGCGACACGATCAAGTTCGGCGCTACGGTCCAGCTGATCGACGACGATACCGAAGAGAAGAAGAGCTACCAGATCGTCGGCGAGCCGGAGGCCGATGTGCGCTCGGGCAAGGTCTCGATCGGCTCGCCGATCGCACGCGCCCTGATCGGCAAGAAGGTAGGCGACTCGGTGCAGGTCAACACGCCCGGCGGCGGCAAGTCCTACGAGGTGGTCAGCGTCGTTTTCCGCTGA
- a CDS encoding MarC family protein: MFTEFVKLWVVIDPIGTLPVFLAVTAGMSAAAARAVAIRGTLVAFGVLVFFVVAGQVLLTAMEIALTSFEIAGNIVLFLFALTMIFGESKLEEDQKLMRSSDLERAVYPLAIPSIASPGAMLTVMTVTDNSRFSLREQAETVVEIVVILAITLVLMFGASRIIALIGNAGASVISRVMGLVLASVAVDGIVRALRVVIAG; this comes from the coding sequence ATGTTCACGGAGTTCGTCAAGCTCTGGGTCGTCATCGACCCGATCGGCACACTGCCGGTCTTCCTGGCCGTCACGGCCGGAATGAGTGCTGCCGCAGCGCGGGCCGTCGCGATCCGCGGGACGCTGGTCGCCTTTGGTGTGCTGGTGTTCTTCGTGGTCGCCGGTCAGGTGCTGCTGACAGCGATGGAGATCGCGCTGACCTCGTTCGAGATCGCCGGCAACATCGTGCTCTTCCTGTTCGCGCTGACGATGATCTTCGGCGAATCGAAGCTGGAGGAGGACCAGAAGCTGATGCGTTCATCGGATCTGGAGCGCGCGGTCTACCCGCTGGCGATCCCGAGCATCGCCAGCCCTGGCGCCATGCTGACGGTGATGACGGTGACCGACAATTCCCGCTTCAGCCTGCGCGAGCAGGCGGAGACGGTGGTGGAGATCGTGGTGATCCTCGCGATCACGCTTGTGCTGATGTTCGGCGCGTCCCGCATCATCGCGCTGATCGGGAATGCCGGCGCCAGCGTGATCAGCCGCGTGATGGGGCTGGTCCTGGCGAGCGTCGCGGTGGACGGGATCGTGAGGGCGCTGCGGGTGGTGATTGCGGGTTAG
- a CDS encoding GNAT family N-acetyltransferase — protein sequence MMDAVIRKAVVEDLPAILALYAQLSPGDLLPEPTEAGETWRRILASEMMTVHVAEHEGRAVATCVLLIVPNLTREQRPFAIIENVVSDRSVRGLGFGKRVIQAAIDQSWSEGCYKMLMTGRTDAAVLAFYEACGFQRGKTAFQIRRPANASAPAQPRT from the coding sequence ATGATGGATGCCGTCATCCGCAAGGCCGTCGTCGAAGATCTGCCGGCGATCCTCGCGCTCTACGCGCAGCTCAGCCCTGGAGATCTGCTGCCGGAGCCAACGGAAGCCGGCGAGACGTGGCGCCGCATTCTCGCCAGCGAGATGATGACGGTTCATGTCGCCGAACATGAGGGGCGGGCAGTGGCGACCTGCGTCTTGCTGATCGTGCCCAATCTGACGCGCGAACAGAGACCTTTCGCAATCATCGAGAACGTCGTCAGCGATCGATCCGTCCGGGGTCTCGGCTTCGGGAAGCGCGTCATTCAGGCAGCGATCGACCAGTCGTGGTCCGAAGGCTGCTACAAGATGCTCATGACCGGCCGGACCGATGCCGCCGTTCTTGCCTTTTATGAAGCCTGCGGCTTTCAGCGCGGCAAGACGGCCTTCCAGATCAGGAGGCCTGCGAATGCGTCTGCCCCGGCTCAGCCCAGGACGTAG
- a CDS encoding Lrp/AsnC family transcriptional regulator — protein sequence MRSKLDDIDLRILRELQGDGRMTNVELASRVGISPPPCLRRVRALEEAGLITGYRALLDERKLGLEVVCFAFVHLASQAEADLEAFQARIRSWDAVRECWKLSGDIDFVLKCVAPDLKAFQEFVGDLTALPNVRNVRTALALDRVKDEPIVPLG from the coding sequence GTGCGATCGAAACTCGACGACATCGACCTGCGCATCCTGCGCGAGCTCCAGGGCGATGGCCGCATGACCAATGTCGAGCTGGCGAGCCGGGTCGGGATTTCGCCGCCGCCCTGCCTGCGGCGCGTGAGGGCGCTGGAGGAGGCCGGGCTGATCACCGGCTACCGCGCCTTGCTCGACGAGCGAAAACTCGGGCTCGAGGTCGTCTGCTTCGCCTTCGTCCATCTCGCCAGTCAGGCCGAAGCCGATCTGGAGGCCTTCCAGGCGCGCATCCGGTCCTGGGACGCGGTGCGCGAATGCTGGAAGCTCTCGGGCGACATCGATTTCGTTCTGAAATGCGTTGCGCCGGACCTGAAGGCCTTCCAGGAGTTCGTCGGCGACCTGACGGCGCTGCCCAATGTCCGCAATGTTCGCACGGCGCTCGCGCTCGACCGGGTCAAAGACGAGCCGATCGTGCCGCTGGGCTGA
- a CDS encoding mitochondrial fission ELM1 family protein: MPRLEIALPADHPIPTIWTLTDGKAGDEPQCIGVAERLGVVPDIRRVAPRKPWTWLMPRGPIDPHEGPDRDGSPIRPPFPDIVIASGRRAIPYVRAVKKASNGRTFTVILKDPRTGTDAADFIWVAEHDRLRGDNVLVTTTSPHRLSLVQLEKARNDPPAAIAALPSPRAAVLVGGDSRHHRFRPQDIARFAELLDQFASSGVALMGSRSRRTTPALDSAVAEVFARHKGWWWDGTGDNPYIALLANADAVVATADSTNMIGEATATGVPILVFEPHGGHGKLAKFLEALKRQGAVHHFDGRLEGARYEPVDSTDVIAAAVREGWLRHRTELGLK; this comes from the coding sequence GTGCCGCGACTGGAGATCGCCTTGCCTGCCGACCACCCCATCCCAACCATCTGGACCTTGACCGACGGCAAGGCAGGCGACGAGCCGCAATGCATCGGCGTCGCCGAACGGCTTGGCGTCGTACCGGACATCCGCCGCGTCGCGCCGCGAAAGCCCTGGACATGGCTGATGCCGCGCGGGCCGATCGATCCGCATGAGGGCCCCGATCGGGACGGCAGCCCGATCCGCCCGCCCTTCCCCGATATCGTCATCGCCTCAGGCCGGCGCGCCATCCCATATGTCCGGGCCGTCAAGAAGGCGTCGAACGGGCGAACCTTCACCGTCATCCTGAAGGATCCTCGCACGGGGACGGACGCTGCCGATTTCATCTGGGTCGCCGAGCATGACCGCCTGCGCGGCGACAACGTCCTCGTCACCACGACCTCGCCGCACCGGCTCAGCCTCGTGCAACTCGAAAAGGCTCGCAACGACCCGCCAGCCGCAATCGCCGCCCTGCCCTCACCGCGCGCAGCAGTGCTGGTCGGCGGCGATAGCCGGCACCATCGTTTCCGTCCCCAGGACATCGCCCGCTTCGCCGAACTGCTCGACCAGTTTGCAAGCTCCGGCGTCGCACTGATGGGCTCTCGCTCGCGCCGCACCACGCCCGCCCTAGACAGCGCGGTGGCGGAGGTCTTCGCCCGCCATAAGGGCTGGTGGTGGGACGGGACCGGCGACAACCCCTATATCGCGCTGCTCGCCAATGCCGACGCCGTCGTCGCCACCGCCGATTCGACCAACATGATCGGCGAAGCGACCGCGACCGGCGTGCCGATCCTGGTCTTCGAGCCCCATGGCGGCCATGGCAAGCTGGCGAAGTTCCTGGAAGCGCTCAAGCGACAGGGGGCTGTGCATCACTTCGACGGCCGGCTTGAAGGGGCGCGGTACGAGCCTGTAGACTCGACCGATGTCATCGCAGCGGCGGTGCGCGAGGGCTGGCTCCGGCACCGGACCGAACTGGGCCTCAAATGA
- the trxB gene encoding thioredoxin-disulfide reductase: MAHTHARVMIVGSGPAGYTAAIYAARAMMEPVMISGLQAGGQLMITTDVENYPGFADVVQGPWLMAQMRAQAQHMGTKMVSDHIARVDLSQRPFRLWGDGNETYSCDALIIATGAQAKWLGLPSEQTFQGFGVSACATCDGFFFRNKEVVVVGGGNTAVEEALYLANLASKVTLVHRRDSLRAERVMQHRLFKHPKIEVVWDSEIAEICGGTQPPNVTHLRLRNLKTGVESELRTDGVFIAIGHKPATDLFIGQLAVNESGYLDVTPGTTNTNIPGVFAAGDVTDEHYRQAVTAAGLGCMAALDAERWLQANELERLEAAE, from the coding sequence ATGGCCCATACCCATGCCCGTGTGATGATCGTCGGCTCCGGCCCCGCCGGTTACACCGCCGCGATCTATGCCGCCCGCGCCATGATGGAACCGGTAATGATCTCTGGCCTGCAGGCCGGCGGCCAGCTCATGATAACCACCGATGTCGAGAACTATCCCGGCTTCGCCGACGTCGTTCAGGGCCCCTGGCTGATGGCGCAGATGCGCGCGCAGGCGCAGCACATGGGCACGAAGATGGTCTCCGACCACATCGCCCGCGTCGATCTCTCGCAACGCCCCTTCCGGCTCTGGGGTGACGGCAACGAGACCTATTCCTGCGACGCGCTGATCATCGCGACCGGCGCGCAAGCGAAATGGCTCGGCCTGCCCTCCGAGCAGACCTTCCAGGGTTTCGGCGTCTCGGCCTGCGCCACCTGCGACGGCTTCTTCTTCCGCAACAAGGAGGTCGTGGTCGTCGGCGGCGGCAATACGGCGGTCGAGGAAGCGCTCTACCTCGCCAACCTCGCCAGCAAGGTCACGCTGGTCCACCGCCGCGATTCGCTGCGGGCCGAACGGGTCATGCAGCACCGGCTGTTCAAGCACCCGAAGATCGAGGTGGTCTGGGACAGCGAGATCGCGGAAATCTGCGGCGGCACGCAGCCGCCAAACGTCACCCATCTGCGCCTCCGCAATCTCAAGACCGGCGTCGAGAGCGAGCTCAGGACCGACGGCGTCTTCATTGCCATCGGTCACAAGCCGGCGACCGACCTCTTCATCGGCCAGCTTGCGGTGAACGAGTCCGGCTATCTCGATGTGACGCCGGGCACGACGAATACCAACATTCCCGGCGTTTTCGCCGCGGGCGATGTCACCGACGAACACTACCGTCAGGCCGTCACCGCCGCCGGGCTGGGCTGCATGGCGGCGCTGGACGCCGAGCGCTGGTTGCAGGCCAACGAGCTGGAACGGCTGGAAGCGGCGGAGTAG
- a CDS encoding LysR family transcriptional regulator: protein MDWDRIRIFYTVAESGSFTKAGDVLGLSQSAVSRQIGALERELRAPLFHRHTRGLILTEQGELLWRAAREMTQRLERTRAQLSETREHPSGELKVTATRGLGGHWLTPRLAEFLDLYPDIKVDLILTDEELDLSMREADIAIRLRQPQQPDLIQRKLFTVHFHVYGSPAYVKRFGEPKSYEELDNHRILSFGGTSPSYLTAVHWLGTLGRDQRNPRPIHLTVNNITAMKRAVDSGAGIAVLPDYLIETGSPLVQLMRETEMPQLESYLVYPEEMKSVARVQVFRDFLIQKAQRWTY from the coding sequence GTGGATTGGGACCGCATCAGGATTTTTTATACCGTCGCTGAATCCGGCAGCTTTACCAAGGCGGGAGACGTTCTGGGCCTGAGTCAGTCTGCGGTCAGCCGCCAGATCGGCGCGCTGGAGCGCGAATTGCGCGCGCCCCTGTTCCACAGGCACACGCGCGGGCTGATTCTCACCGAGCAGGGCGAGCTTCTTTGGCGCGCCGCGCGCGAGATGACGCAGCGGCTGGAGCGCACCCGTGCCCAGCTCTCGGAGACCCGCGAGCATCCCTCGGGAGAGCTCAAGGTCACGGCGACGCGCGGCCTCGGCGGCCACTGGCTGACACCGCGTCTGGCCGAGTTCCTCGACCTCTACCCCGACATCAAGGTCGACCTGATTCTCACCGACGAGGAACTCGATCTCTCGATGCGCGAGGCCGATATCGCCATCCGCCTGCGCCAGCCGCAGCAGCCCGACCTGATCCAGCGCAAGCTCTTCACCGTGCATTTCCACGTCTACGGATCGCCGGCCTATGTGAAGCGCTTCGGCGAGCCCAAGAGCTATGAGGAGCTGGACAATCACCGCATCCTCTCCTTCGGGGGCACATCCCCGTCCTATCTGACGGCCGTGCACTGGCTCGGCACGCTCGGCCGCGACCAGCGCAACCCGCGCCCGATCCATCTGACCGTGAACAACATCACGGCGATGAAGCGCGCCGTGGATTCCGGCGCCGGCATCGCGGTTCTGCCCGATTACCTGATCGAGACCGGCTCCCCGCTCGTGCAGCTGATGCGCGAGACCGAGATGCCGCAGCTCGAAAGCTATCTCGTCTATCCGGAAGAGATGAAATCGGTCGCCCGCGTCCAGGTCTTCCGCGATTTCCTGATCCAGAAGGCCCAGCGCTGGACCTACTGA